One genomic region from Quercus robur chromosome 4, dhQueRobu3.1, whole genome shotgun sequence encodes:
- the LOC126720501 gene encoding protein SUPPRESSOR OF K(+) TRANSPORT GROWTH DEFECT 1-like, with protein sequence MTTVTTGELLELAEKNVKLAVVEDMAEQFEEAYKLYMKALEYAGTYLFYENNPWLKKQNRQSFLGHYRRATKIRGRHHLHGPSLSNRAESGLGLTESNAKLSDVGGLQACKEVLVEAAIVPIQNPQFFTGKRQPWKAILLYGPPGTGKTYLANAIATETGSTFFSVSASDIVSKWKGGESEKQVSILFQRARDAAPSIIFIDEIDSLCGSRGENNENEASRRIKTELLVKMQGVCNDETNVLVLAATNTPYALDQAMRRRFDKRIYVPLPDLKARKHIFKVLQFS encoded by the exons ATGACTACTGTTACTACTGGCGAGCTCTTAGAGCTTGCTGAAAAGAATGTGAAACTGGCAGTTGTGGAGGATATGGCTGAACAATTTGAAGAGGCCTATAAGCTTTATATGAAGGCATTAGAGTATGCGGGCACTTATCTCTTCTATGAGAACAATCCATGGCTTAAGAAGCAGAATAGGCAGTCATTTTTGGGCCATTATAGAAGGGCAACAAAAATTAGAGGCCGTCATCACTTACATGGACCCTCTTTATCTAATAGAGCAGAAAGCGGGCTTGGTCTTACAGAGTCGAATGCGAAGTTGAGTGATGTGGGCGGACTTCAGGCTTGCAAAGAGGTATTGGTTGAAGCTGCCATAGTGCCTATCCAGAATCCTCAATTTTTTACTG GAAAACGACAACCGTGGAAGGCTATATTACTATATGGTCCACCTGGAACAGGGAAGACCTATCTAGCAAATGCAATTGCAACAGAAACAGGGTCAACTTTCTTTAg TGTTTCCGCATCGGACATTGTTTCCAAATGGAAGgga ggaGAAAGTGAAAAGCAAGTCTCAATTCTTTTCCAACGGGCCCGTGATGCTGCTCCatccattatttttattgatgaaattgaTTCCTTATGTGGTTCACGAGGTGAGAACAATGAGAATGAAGCATCTCGACGAATCAAAACAGAACTTCTTGTAAAAATGCAG GGTGTATGCAACGATGAGACAAATGTTCTGGTTCTTGCAGCCACAAATACTCCTTATGCTTTGGATCAG GCCATGAGGAGGCGTTTTGACAAGCGAATCTATGTCCCTCTCCCAGATTTGAAAGCAAGGAAACACATATTTAAGGTACttcaattttcataa